A window of Bufo gargarizans isolate SCDJY-AF-19 chromosome 9, ASM1485885v1, whole genome shotgun sequence contains these coding sequences:
- the LOC122946586 gene encoding synaptosomal-associated protein 25-like, translated as MENKGQYGNHLQLKKRVDQVTDESLDITRRMVQLVEESKDAGIKTLVMLDEQGEQLERIDKGLNQINQDMREAEKNLTDMGKCCGLCSCDRLMNSATYRAAWGKSNEDVVSAQPSHVADERERMMMSGSYIRRITRDSRENEMEENLNQVGSILNNLRSMALDVGNEIDIQNKQVEKIIEKVAVNQDRIQDANTKAKKILKSV; from the exons atggagaataaggGCCAGTATGGCAATCATTTACAGCTGAAGAAGCGCGTGGACCAGGTCACTGATGAG TCTCTGGACATTACACGTCGTATGGTGCAACTGGTGGAAGAG AGTAAGGATGCTGGAATAAAGACCCTAGTGATGCTGGATGAGCAGGGAG AGCAGTTGGAGCGGATTGACAAGGGTCTGAACCAAATTAATCAGGATATGAGAGAAGCGGAAAAGAACCTAACAGACATGGGTAAATGCTGTGGACTCTGCTCCTGTGACAG GTTGATGAACAGTGCAACATACAGAGCTGCATGGGGTAAATCTAACGAAGACGTTGTCTCGGCTCAGCCTTCTCACGTTGCTGATGAAAGGGAAAGGATGATGATGAGCGGAAGTTATATCCGCAG GATAACGAGGGATTCACGAGAAAATGAAATGGAGGAGAACCTCAACCAAGTTGGCAGCATCCTGAACAATCTCCGCAGCATGGCGCTGGATGTTGGGAATGAAATCGATATCCAGAACAAACAAGTGGAGAAAATTATAGAGAAG GTTGCAGTAAATCAGGATCGAATACAGGATGCAAATACTAAGGCCAAAAAGATTCTCAAGAGTGTTTGA